A region of Lycium barbarum isolate Lr01 chromosome 1, ASM1917538v2, whole genome shotgun sequence DNA encodes the following proteins:
- the LOC132611800 gene encoding uncharacterized protein LOC132611800 yields the protein MSNITAVIRHFGFWNDDNCFVNYSIDAVVFKEYASYDELADAIAKQVRIDTSIKKITIKYMIDDNSMPMEIHNDMSVRVYVELKKKNRQFGMYPLCITTIDRTSEYSLSGEIVIQGSLAIADTNGIHEMDANDSIALAASASSKEIVIFAGENDFISSNRNKKEVMVNQVYNDKETLKAVMTKYAIDNRFQFRTERSNSVSYTLACLSRQCEWKLKASSINRSAMFKIREFVEKHTCPLKDKVYTQHQATNGFIAGIIKPKFRNYKRKYVPSDIVDDVKNDFGVDVPYIKVWRAKEKAMTELRGEPAESYKKLPGYVYILDKTYPGSHIRMKKTSENEFLYLFVALYAFIKGFECCRPIVVVDGSHIKTAYNGTFVSASTMDGAENDKSWTWFFEQFKEVYGLRESMCVVSDRHESIIKAVSKVYPNVPHFACIWHLWKNVYNKYRKSHKVLSGVYYAMAKVYTQEEFDMLMEKVETVDIHVKDYLELAGREKWSRLYAPVNRAWTMTSNIAESINSALVQARELPIFDFLEEVRIMFGRWNFTNRQNGSYTFTTLGKKFNEMLTINERKFARMTISFCVYVIPSTEYVHTVIDEGRRFIVCIEKKTCSCKEFQMEEIPCPHAWAVLKKKNLTVDNYCSKIYKPETVMKTYDIPVYPLPDESEWKIPGYIFEEVVFPPRYKRPPGRPKKKRDNSLSEWFSTKRTNSCSRCGHVGHNRRSYIQNLVSLFSVYADCIYSYLCVDTLLSADGNSVCGCIQHLLILDTAMYEMTGQITQKSDVYSFGVVLLELLNGRKPVDHTMPKGQQSLVTWATPRLSEDKVKQCVDPKLNNDCPAKAIAKMAAVAALCVQYEADFRPNITTTTSQCKTCST from the exons ATGTCTAATATAACAGCGGTAATTCGACATTTTGGTTTTTGGAACGATGACAATTGTTTCGTTAATTACTCTATAGATGCAGTAGTTTTCAAAGAGTATGCCTCATATGATGAGTTAGCTGATGCAATAGCGAAGCAGGTGCGAATAGATACAAGTATCAAAAAAATCACTATCAAATATATGATCGACGATAATTCCATGCCTATGGAAATACACAATGACATGAGTGTCCGGGTGTATGTTGAACTGAAGAAAAAGAATAGGCAGTTCGGGATGTATCCGTTGTGTATCACAACAATTGATAGGACGAGTGAATACAGTCTATCGGGCGAAATTGTTATTCAAGGTAGCCTAGCAATAGCGGATACAAATGGTATACACGAAATGGATGCTAATGATTCGATAGCACTGGCGGCATCAGCTTCTAGTAAGGAAATAGTTATATTCGCAGGAGAGAACGATTTCATAAGTTCAAATCGTAATAAAAAAGAAGTCATGGTAAATCAGGTATACAATGATAAGGAAACTTTGAAAGCTGTGATGACGAAGTATGCTATTGACAATAGATTTCAATTCCGAACAGAGAGGTCAAATTCTGTAAG CTACACCCTTGCATGTCTTTCTAGACAATGTGAGTGGAAATTGAAAGCTTCAAGTATCAACAGATCAGCTATGTTCAAAATCAGAGAGTTCGTAGAGAAACATACATGTCCATTGAAGGATAAGGTGTATACGCAACATCAAGCTACCAATGGTTTTATAGCTGGCATTATTAAGCCAAAATTTAGAAATTATAAGAGGAAGTATGTGCCTAGTGATATAGTAGATGATGTTAAAAATGATTTTGGGGTGGATGTGCCATACATAAAAGTGTGGCGTGCTAAAGAAAAGGCTATGACGGAGTTAAGGGGTGAGCCAGCCGAGTCATACAAGAAATTGCCGGGATACGTATACATTTTGGATAAAACATACCCAGGTTCTCATATAAGAATGAagaaaacatctgaaaatgagTTCCTGTATCTTTTTGTAGCATTGTATGCCTTTATAAAGGGGTTTGAATGTTGTCGACCCATCGTGGTTGTAGATGGAAGCCACATCAAAACAGCATACAATGGGACATTTGTTTCAGCGAGCACGATGGATGGTGCAG AAAATGATAAGTCTTGGACATGGTTCTTCGAACAGTTCAAGGAAGTTTATGGGCTACGGGAGAGCATGTGTGTTGTATCTGATAGGCATGAAAGCATCATCAAGGCTGTATCCAAAGTATATCCTAATGTTCCCCATTTTGCATGTATATGGCATCTTTGGAAGAATGTATACAATAAATATAGAAAGAGTCACAAGGTTCTTAGTGGGGTGTACTATGCAATGGCAAAAGTGTATACACAGGAAGAGTTTGACATGCTAATGGAAAAGGTTGAGACGGTGGATATTCATGTAAAGGATTACTTGGAGTTAGCCGGAAGGGAAAAGTGGTCTAGGCTTTATGCTCCAGTCAACCGAGCATGGACAATGACGTCTAATATTGCCGAGTCTATCAATTCAGCTCTCGTACAAGCAAGAGAATTGCCAATATTTGATTTTCTGGAAGAAGTTAGGATTATGTTTGGGCGCTGGAATTTCACTAACCGACAAAATGGTTCATATACATTCACAACACTTGGGAAGAAATTCAATGAAATGCTTACCATTAATGAGCGTAAATTTGCACGCATGACAATTAGTTTCTGTGTATAT GTTATACCATCAACCGAATACGTGCACACGGTAATTGATGAGGGGCGGCGTTTCATAGTTTGTATTGAAAAGAAGACATGCAGTTGCAAAGAGTTTCAGATGGAGGAGATTCCCTGCCCACATGCCTGGGCTGTTCTTAAGAAGAAAAATCTCACAGTCGACAACTATTGCTCAAAAATATACAAACCTGAAACTGTGATGAAGACTTATGATATCCCAGTTTATCCTCTACCCGATGAGAGTGAATGGAAAATACCTGGCTACATTTTCGAAGAGGTAGTTTTTCCACCGAGATACAAGAGACCGCCTGGAAGGCCAAAGAAGAAGCGCGATAATTCTTTATCTGAATGGTTTTCAACTAAACGTACAAATTCGTGTAGTAGGTGTGGACATGTTGGACACAATAGGCGTTCTT ATATACAAAATCTTGTTtcactgttttctgtatatgctGATTGCATATACAGCTAT CTTTGTGTGGATACATTACTAAGTGCAGATGGAAATTCTGTCTGTGGGTGTATTCAACATCTGTTGATACTAGATACAGCAAT GTATGAAATGACAGGACAGATAACACAAAAAAGCGATGTCTATAGTTTTGGCGTTGTTCTTCTAGAACTCCTGAATGGAAGAAAGCCAGTGGATCATACAATGCCCAAAGGGCAACAAAGTCTTGTCACTTGG GCAACTCCAAGATTGAGTGAAGACAAAGTGAAACAGTGTGTTGATCCTAAGCTAAATAATGACTGTCCTGCAAAAGCAATTGCCAAG ATGGCAGCAGTTGCAGCACTTTGTGTTCAATATGAGGCAGATTTCCGGCCAAATATCACTACAACCACTTCTCAATGCAAAACCTGCAGCACCTGA
- the LOC132635509 gene encoding uncharacterized protein LOC132635509 isoform X2: protein MAEKEEEEEEEDYMADLSHFLPPEASSLPPKPSAKTVSNKPVVSNKKRKMLNWQERKKLKREQKQIEEDQKTLVNLESAIPESNIGFKMLKQMGYTPGSALGKEGSGRSEPVGLEIRRGRAGIGKEDDKVEKMRWEMEKADRDRSTQEELMETFGSHLKERWKEKRIVRNFHKAEAVLAQLENREVVEEKKEEEDGEKDEEEEEPITEEDLLNTLMKLRDEYHYCLFCGCQRLERACVGETRISSF from the exons ATGgcggaaaaagaagaagaagaagaagaggaggattacATGGCAGACCTTTCTCACTTTCTTCCCCCAGAAGCTTCTTCTCTTCCccctaaaccctccgctaaaacg GTATCGAATAAGCCTGTAGTTTCGAACAAGAAACGTAAGATGTTAAACTGGCAAGAACGGAAAAAGCTCAAGAGAGAGCAGAAGCAAATAGAAGAGGACCAAAAAACTCTAGTGAACTTAGAGTCAGCAATTCCTGAGAGCAACATTGGATTCAAAATGCTGAAACAAATGGGTTATACTCCAGGATCAGCATTAGGGAAGGAAGGCTCTGGTAGGTCTGAACCAGTGGGGCTGGAAATCAGAAGGGGCCGTGCTGGGATTGGGAAAGAAGATGATAAGGTAGAGAAGATGAGGTGGGAAATGGAGAAGGCTGACAGGGATAGAAGCACACAAGAAGAGCTCATGGAAACTTTTGGATCTCACCTGAAGGAGCGCTGGAAGGAAAAGAGGATTGTCAGGAATTTTCACAAGGCTGAGGCAGTACTGGCTCAGTTAGAGAATAGGGAGGTTGTAGAGGAGAAAAAGGAAGAAGAGGATGGAGAAAAGGATGAGGAAGAGGAGGAACCGATCACAGAAGAG GATTTGCTCAATACATTGATGAAACTGAGAGATGAGTATCATTACTGTCTCTTCTGTGGATGTCAG AGATTAGAGAGAGCATGCGTTGGAGAGACTCGAATTTCCAGCTTCTAG
- the LOC132635509 gene encoding uncharacterized protein LOC132635509 isoform X1 has protein sequence MAEKEEEEEEEDYMADLSHFLPPEASSLPPKPSAKTVSNKPVVSNKKRKMLNWQERKKLKREQKQIEEDQKTLVNLESAIPESNIGFKMLKQMGYTPGSALGKEGSGRSEPVGLEIRRGRAGIGKEDDKVEKMRWEMEKADRDRSTQEELMETFGSHLKERWKEKRIVRNFHKAEAVLAQLENREVVEEKKEEEDGEKDEEEEEPITEEDLLNTLMKLRDEYHYCLFCGCQYESTEALLSNCPGITEDDH, from the exons ATGgcggaaaaagaagaagaagaagaagaggaggattacATGGCAGACCTTTCTCACTTTCTTCCCCCAGAAGCTTCTTCTCTTCCccctaaaccctccgctaaaacg GTATCGAATAAGCCTGTAGTTTCGAACAAGAAACGTAAGATGTTAAACTGGCAAGAACGGAAAAAGCTCAAGAGAGAGCAGAAGCAAATAGAAGAGGACCAAAAAACTCTAGTGAACTTAGAGTCAGCAATTCCTGAGAGCAACATTGGATTCAAAATGCTGAAACAAATGGGTTATACTCCAGGATCAGCATTAGGGAAGGAAGGCTCTGGTAGGTCTGAACCAGTGGGGCTGGAAATCAGAAGGGGCCGTGCTGGGATTGGGAAAGAAGATGATAAGGTAGAGAAGATGAGGTGGGAAATGGAGAAGGCTGACAGGGATAGAAGCACACAAGAAGAGCTCATGGAAACTTTTGGATCTCACCTGAAGGAGCGCTGGAAGGAAAAGAGGATTGTCAGGAATTTTCACAAGGCTGAGGCAGTACTGGCTCAGTTAGAGAATAGGGAGGTTGTAGAGGAGAAAAAGGAAGAAGAGGATGGAGAAAAGGATGAGGAAGAGGAGGAACCGATCACAGAAGAG GATTTGCTCAATACATTGATGAAACTGAGAGATGAGTATCATTACTGTCTCTTCTGTGGATGTCAG TACGAGTCCACCGAGGCACTGCTGTCTAACTGCCCTGGGATAACCGAGGACGACCACTAG